One window from the genome of Paramormyrops kingsleyae isolate MSU_618 chromosome 3, PKINGS_0.4, whole genome shotgun sequence encodes:
- the LOC111841241 gene encoding epiphycan-like, with translation MSARFRSARKMRTLLKVTLVLFTLKATLAITSRLARQAAFDSYDSANYDVDLDSLNLENQDILDYDDGLTIDEPQIEIGTLPPLEDNYQAPAASLEEEEEEVPLQPRVPSPSSGGSGLLMGPDAQGGMPTCLLCTCLGGSVYCDDIKLENIPPLPKETTHFYARYNKISKVHKSDFAEMNKLKRIDLTGNTITEVDQDAMKALPALEELVLRENKVTRLPRLPTSMTLIDVSHNQLGSQGIQKEAFKEMPNLLYLYLTDNVIDYIPLPLPDSLRSLHLQNNNIQMIHEDTFCNLKDRNYVRRALEDIRLDGNPINFSKTPQAYICLPRLPIG, from the exons TTTCGCAGCGCCAGGAAAATGAGGACACTGCTGAAGGTCACGTTGGTGCTTTTCACCCTGAAAGCCACTCTGGCTATTACTTCCAGACTTGCCCGGCAGGCGGCATTCGACTCTTATGACAGTGCAAACTACGATGTGGACCTGGACAGTCTGAACTTAGAGAACCAAGACATTTTAGACTATGATGATGGCTTGACTATtgacgagccacag ATCGAGATTGGCACACTGCCTCCCTTAGAAGACAATTACCAGGCCCCTGCAGCCTCACtagaggaagaagaggaagaggttCCCCTGCAACCCCGCGTGCCTTCCCCGAGCTCTGGGGGCTCTGGATTGCTCATGGGCCCTGATGCTCAAGGAG GCATGCCCACCTGCCTGCTTTGTACCTGCCTTGGGGGCTCAGTCTACTGTGATGATATCAAGCTAGAGAACATCCCCCCACTACCCAAGGAAACCACACACTTTTATGCTCGTTACAACAAGATCTCCAAGGTCCACAAGTCTGACTTTGCAGAGATGA ATAAACTAAAGAGAATTGACCTGACCGGTAACACAATCACAGAGGTAGACCAGGATGCAATGAAAGCCTTACCAGCCCTGGAGGAGCTGGTACTACGAGAGAACAAGGTGACCCGGCTGCCCAGACTGCCCACTAGCATGACTCTCATCGATGTGAGCCATAACCAGCTGGGTTCCCAGGGCATCCAGAAGGAGGCCTTTAAG GAGATGCCCAACCTGTTATACCTTTACTTGACTGACAATGTCATTGACTACATTCCGCTGCCCCTGCCTGACAGCCTGAGGTCCCTGCACCTGCAG AACAACAACATCCAGATGATTCATGAGGATACATTCTGCAACCTGAAGGATCGCAACTATGTCCGCAGAGCCCTGGAAGACATCCGACTGGACGGAAACCCCATCAACTTCAGCAAAACCCCACAGGCTTACATTTGCCTGCCCCGTCTTCCCATTGGGTGA